From Fibrobacter sp. UWB16, the proteins below share one genomic window:
- a CDS encoding DUF3536 domain-containing protein, producing the protein MTEKNPLYFTIHGHFYQPPRENPWTGVIENQPSARPFHDWNERIASECYSPNSASRILNSKGKIVDIVNNYDFMSFNIGPTLMGWIRTNTPDTYKRIQDADKRSQERMNGHGNAIAQVYNHIIMPLASTQDKRTQIRWGIEDFKFHFGRMPEAMWLAETAINFETVVELIKAGIKYTILSPTQADKFRKFGDKKWTDCSNTNIDTTRPYRIYPRDKEGNLVCDGYLDVFFYNPWLSSAVGFEHLLRDAGTFGHRIESAWDANRSEPQLVSIGTDGESYGHHEPFGDMCAAWLYNKFAPQNHMVPVNYGWYLEKFPPKYEVELKNFYGEGCAWSCAHGVGRWYRDCGCSTGGGADWNQKWRGPLRDAFNHLKEVADNIFVREFEKISKIDPWEARNNYIQVIVAPEDESRKEQYLKDTLKDYEKQEDRAKAIRLLEIQKFCLFSFTSCGWFFNDIEGLEPVQNMRYALRAMQLLKPFLPMGDNLKSEILYILARATSNEHKWNGAEVFTKYAEENVPSVIKQMAERAAIYHLELEEDYLNKDSRITATKIASRRRQTLVRTSYEDNDLGESCVTTNLVVTDQLSRVNIVVAMGEEKESGLTFVENTNMTTEQLHELYPTAYVVRMSNLASDSLKRINQLSTQMHLENITKSFSGFALNHGISIDSLADPDHTLPDTMRKILTVEINARIHHAALQLLNEHNKANIEEIHELITEATALNTHFSFGGLGHMFFHKLTLLIDEVAKKFNEETLNYITDLITVADWLKIFINKTSLENHVFGIYKQYKAEPDGKFAALKPMFQWLNFEVI; encoded by the coding sequence ATGACCGAAAAGAACCCCCTTTACTTTACTATTCACGGACATTTTTATCAGCCCCCTCGCGAAAACCCTTGGACTGGTGTTATCGAGAACCAGCCAAGCGCACGTCCGTTCCACGACTGGAACGAACGCATTGCCAGCGAGTGCTATAGCCCGAACTCCGCAAGCCGTATTTTAAATTCTAAAGGCAAAATTGTCGACATCGTAAACAACTACGATTTCATGAGCTTCAACATCGGCCCGACTCTCATGGGCTGGATCCGTACCAACACGCCCGACACCTACAAACGCATTCAGGACGCCGACAAGCGCAGCCAGGAACGCATGAACGGGCACGGCAATGCGATTGCACAAGTTTACAACCACATCATCATGCCGCTCGCAAGCACGCAAGACAAGCGTACACAAATTCGCTGGGGCATTGAAGATTTCAAGTTCCATTTCGGTCGCATGCCCGAAGCCATGTGGCTTGCCGAAACAGCCATCAACTTTGAAACCGTTGTCGAGCTCATCAAGGCAGGCATCAAGTACACGATTCTCTCGCCCACGCAGGCTGACAAGTTCCGCAAGTTTGGCGACAAGAAGTGGACCGATTGCAGCAACACGAATATCGATACCACGCGCCCGTACCGCATTTACCCGCGCGACAAGGAAGGCAACCTCGTCTGTGACGGTTACCTCGACGTGTTCTTCTACAACCCGTGGCTTTCGAGTGCCGTCGGCTTTGAACATTTACTCCGCGATGCAGGGACTTTTGGTCACCGCATTGAAAGCGCCTGGGACGCAAACCGCAGCGAACCACAACTCGTAAGCATCGGCACCGACGGTGAATCTTACGGCCACCATGAACCGTTTGGCGACATGTGCGCCGCATGGCTCTACAACAAGTTCGCTCCGCAGAACCACATGGTTCCGGTGAACTACGGCTGGTACCTTGAAAAGTTCCCGCCCAAATACGAAGTTGAACTCAAGAATTTCTACGGCGAAGGTTGCGCTTGGAGCTGCGCTCATGGTGTTGGTCGCTGGTATAGAGACTGCGGTTGCTCCACCGGCGGTGGCGCCGACTGGAACCAGAAATGGCGTGGTCCGCTCCGCGATGCATTCAACCACCTCAAGGAAGTCGCCGACAACATTTTCGTTCGCGAATTCGAAAAGATTTCAAAGATTGATCCGTGGGAAGCTCGCAACAACTACATCCAGGTGATTGTCGCGCCCGAAGACGAATCCCGCAAGGAACAGTACCTCAAGGATACGCTCAAGGATTACGAAAAGCAAGAAGACCGCGCCAAGGCCATCCGACTTCTCGAAATCCAGAAGTTCTGCCTGTTCAGCTTCACGAGCTGCGGCTGGTTCTTCAACGATATCGAAGGGCTCGAACCGGTGCAGAACATGCGTTATGCCCTCCGCGCGATGCAGCTTTTAAAGCCGTTCCTCCCGATGGGAGACAATCTCAAGAGCGAAATTCTGTACATCCTCGCCCGCGCCACAAGTAACGAACACAAGTGGAACGGCGCCGAAGTCTTCACGAAGTACGCCGAAGAAAACGTCCCGTCCGTCATCAAGCAGATGGCAGAACGTGCCGCGATTTACCACCTCGAACTTGAAGAAGACTACCTCAACAAGGATTCCCGCATCACGGCAACAAAGATTGCGTCCCGCCGTCGCCAGACGCTCGTGCGCACGTCTTACGAAGACAACGATCTCGGTGAATCTTGCGTGACCACGAACTTGGTCGTCACGGACCAGCTCAGCCGCGTAAACATCGTCGTTGCCATGGGCGAAGAAAAGGAAAGCGGACTCACGTTTGTTGAAAATACGAACATGACAACGGAACAACTCCACGAGCTCTATCCGACAGCATACGTTGTCCGCATGAGCAATCTCGCGAGCGATTCCCTGAAGCGCATCAACCAGCTTTCGACGCAGATGCACCTCGAAAACATCACAAAGTCGTTCTCCGGCTTTGCGCTGAACCATGGCATTTCCATCGACAGCCTTGCCGACCCGGACCACACCTTGCCGGACACCATGAGGAAAATTCTCACGGTGGAAATCAACGCACGCATTCACCATGCCGCTTTGCAGTTGCTGAACGAGCACAACAAGGCGAACATCGAAGAAATTCACGAGCTCATCACCGAAGCAACAGCGCTCAACACGCACTTTAGCTTTGGCGGGCTTGGCCACATGTTCTTCCATAAGCTCACACTCCTCATCGACGAAGTAGCAAAGAAGTTCAACGAAGAAACCCTCAACTACATCACCGATCTCATCACGGTCGCCGATTGGCTGAAGATTTTCATCAACAAGACTTCTCTCGAAAACCACGTCTTTGGCATCTACAAGCAATACAAGGCAGAACCTGACGGAAAGTTTGCGGCCCTCAAGCCGATGTTCCAATGGCTGAACTTCGAGGTGATTTAA
- a CDS encoding glycosyl hydrolase: protein MGCKSIAGACSAMAFATAIAATSIYAAPTTYEAEDLSGATVAEGADFSGGKYAKPADASGITFTVKVEETAVYDITTKVLIKQYDWTTSKITVNGVDVGSMLTTPRNCDSSYVVSASAKMKVGENKITVGNQAIGVDYITVERHPDPEYKIGTAPVTPNASESARKVFSFLRENFTKTTLSGMMISDQNFNYDYGNMKLIPPGGCTPADSCKYTDAEVSWKGQTDIAEFYKRTGHYPAIGGFDMLFAAGGHSDEGWFRGYSENNLLMAEELWKLGGIPTFTWHWKVGEDTVFYTKDTYPMNGYRSSGCANGAKGSSESNTCFNYTKAFKDSTCKEINEASQEYKDIVNDIDKVSALFKQLQEKDVAVIWRPLHEASGGWFWWGVGSGDCYKQLYRLVFDRMVKTNGLKNLLWVWNINTDPQFGYDYSALNASWYPGDEYVDIVAVDIYDPLNDHNSGANYYNKIVSDVGTNKMIALSENGAIPDIDSIAEDKANWSYWMTWSQTWSGNFLEKTTAEMWKRNLDDKRIIALDDMPGWDKVTIRNPIAKRIIANNVNLAINSKSLSLSTNQNGNATVTIFDLTGHRVATLLQGQISAGTHSLSLQSLAAGNYIVKASVGHHNTMQVLRLK, encoded by the coding sequence ATGGGATGTAAATCAATCGCGGGCGCATGCTCCGCAATGGCTTTTGCCACAGCAATCGCGGCAACATCAATTTATGCCGCACCGACAACTTACGAAGCCGAAGATTTGAGCGGCGCAACCGTTGCCGAAGGCGCAGACTTTTCGGGCGGCAAATACGCTAAGCCCGCCGACGCTAGCGGTATCACGTTTACGGTCAAAGTCGAAGAGACCGCCGTTTACGATATTACCACAAAAGTTCTCATCAAGCAATACGACTGGACTACCTCTAAAATCACAGTCAACGGTGTCGATGTAGGTTCCATGCTCACGACTCCACGTAATTGCGATTCGAGCTATGTCGTGTCCGCATCGGCAAAAATGAAGGTTGGCGAAAATAAGATTACGGTCGGGAACCAAGCCATCGGCGTGGACTACATCACCGTCGAACGCCATCCCGATCCGGAATACAAAATCGGTACCGCTCCTGTCACGCCCAATGCGTCAGAATCCGCACGCAAAGTATTCTCTTTCTTGCGCGAGAACTTTACGAAAACAACGCTTAGTGGCATGATGATCAGCGACCAGAATTTCAACTACGATTATGGCAACATGAAACTCATCCCGCCGGGCGGCTGCACTCCTGCCGATTCCTGCAAGTACACCGACGCAGAAGTTTCATGGAAAGGTCAGACGGATATTGCCGAATTCTACAAACGCACAGGGCACTACCCCGCCATTGGCGGTTTTGACATGCTCTTTGCCGCCGGCGGACATTCCGATGAAGGCTGGTTCAGAGGTTACTCTGAAAACAACCTCCTGATGGCAGAAGAACTCTGGAAGTTGGGCGGCATTCCGACATTCACATGGCATTGGAAAGTCGGCGAAGACACTGTATTCTACACCAAAGACACCTACCCCATGAACGGTTACCGCAGCAGCGGATGCGCCAATGGAGCAAAGGGTTCTAGCGAAAGCAACACGTGCTTCAACTACACTAAGGCTTTCAAGGATTCCACCTGCAAGGAAATCAACGAAGCCTCTCAAGAATACAAGGACATCGTAAATGACATCGATAAAGTTTCTGCACTATTCAAGCAATTGCAGGAAAAAGACGTTGCCGTCATCTGGCGCCCGCTTCATGAAGCAAGCGGTGGCTGGTTCTGGTGGGGTGTGGGCAGTGGCGATTGCTACAAACAACTTTACCGACTCGTCTTTGACCGCATGGTAAAAACAAATGGCCTCAAGAATTTGCTTTGGGTCTGGAACATCAATACCGACCCGCAATTTGGTTACGATTACTCAGCACTCAATGCTAGCTGGTATCCGGGCGATGAATACGTGGACATCGTTGCTGTTGACATTTACGACCCGCTCAACGACCACAATTCCGGTGCAAACTACTACAACAAAATCGTGAGCGATGTGGGCACGAACAAGATGATTGCATTGAGCGAAAACGGCGCCATCCCAGACATCGATAGCATTGCCGAAGACAAGGCCAATTGGAGCTATTGGATGACGTGGAGCCAGACCTGGAGCGGAAACTTCTTGGAAAAGACAACCGCAGAAATGTGGAAGAGGAATCTCGATGACAAGCGCATCATCGCGCTCGATGACATGCCCGGTTGGGACAAGGTCACCATTCGCAATCCTATTGCAAAACGCATTATAGCAAACAACGTAAATCTTGCTATAAATAGCAAGTCGCTTTCGTTGTCCACAAATCAAAATGGTAACGCCACCGTCACTATTTTCGACCTGACAGGACACCGCGTCGCCACACTTTTGCAGGGTCAAATTTCGGCAGGAACGCATAGCTTAAGCCTCCAATCGCTCGCCGCCGGCAACTACATTGTCAAGGCTAGTGTCGGACATCACAATACCATGCAGGTTTTACGCTTAAAATAG
- the hpt gene encoding hypoxanthine phosphoribosyltransferase — translation MAELRGDLMYKLPSAPLITAQEINARLDSLASELKAFDFDVILSALTGSYMFTADLSRRIATPKLRIAFIKASSYGESDKPNANVHISGLEGLDIKGKRVLLIDDILDTGNTMYSLVKALADYSPASITTCVLLNKESRRTVNYHADFVGFEIEDKFVVGYGLDYANTYRTYPEVWALEEA, via the coding sequence ATGGCTGAACTTCGAGGTGATTTAATGTACAAGCTGCCAAGCGCTCCACTCATTACAGCGCAAGAGATAAATGCGCGTCTGGACTCACTCGCCTCTGAACTGAAGGCGTTTGATTTCGACGTGATTTTATCTGCACTTACCGGCAGCTACATGTTTACCGCCGACTTGTCTCGCCGTATCGCGACTCCGAAATTGCGCATCGCATTTATCAAGGCGTCAAGCTACGGCGAATCCGACAAGCCAAATGCAAATGTCCATATTTCGGGCCTTGAAGGTCTCGACATCAAGGGCAAACGCGTTTTGCTGATTGACGACATTCTAGACACTGGCAACACGATGTATTCCCTCGTGAAAGCCCTCGCGGATTACTCCCCCGCCTCCATCACGACTTGCGTACTGTTGAACAAGGAATCAAGACGAACGGTGAATTACCATGCCGACTTCGTTGGTTTTGAAATTGAAGATAAATTTGTGGTAGGTTACGGTCTCGACTATGCAAATACGTACCGCACCTATCCAGAAGTATGGGCACTTGAAGAAGCATGA
- a CDS encoding glycosyl hydrolase → MDFKKVFLACGLSVACTAFAAPYEAEDAAITKDAAVASNTEASGGKYVKMNGGDITFSKVTVEKAGKYTIVLHYMNNYGGSKINNVEAGGASSAVTFDVTDKGKFADVETVMNLAAGENTIAITNSWGWIDLDYIEVKGYEAKAFNLCNAPVTKTATPSAVKLYNFLVNNFGKKTISGVMTGNMDAYTKGDATLHEDVQAVFKAGGKYPALVGVDLMNATGGSKDNSWFQEYTEKAIDIAKSTWKKGGIPAFTWHWRPGDEENFYVKGANDNYTEFDFTEAFVTGTTNWDTVSTAYKALVADIDLVSKIFLDLQKEGVAAIFRPLHESGGNWFWWSTHTGKQFAALYQLLYERMVFTNGVNNLIWDFNPKDAATMSWTPGETYYDVLSVDIYNAANDHQSNSSAFIDLTNKAGTNKIISLSENGPIPDVDKMYEDGATWSWWMPWYESPSWNGGYVSQTAASVWQKNLADERIITLDKMPGWDNYSEAAAATNVCPTSTQNAKFGADTAKANPENVDLVMGVTYKAINDSGANIEFKKVPKLTGAKSIAVTIENKGSGGEMNGIWIGMAFVRDGSADKAWTWEQSPSDGCWLNDGAKSTCEFAIETYTDDAGVEHPMDLDNLFSVTFILAGANGFEGTVLFDNMVTDNGIIINGFNKKTELFTAADQSKGHIASIELYNKDGTPAGTSAIKPIAAAKKAGMSVKNGNLSLTANVSGFASIDVFNMIGKRIATLHRGNLSAGSHTFSLQNLNKGQYIIRVKGAGLNATQKVLIK, encoded by the coding sequence ATGGATTTTAAGAAAGTTTTCCTCGCATGTGGCCTTTCAGTCGCCTGCACCGCCTTCGCGGCCCCGTATGAAGCCGAAGACGCAGCCATCACCAAAGACGCAGCCGTCGCCTCTAACACCGAAGCTTCCGGCGGTAAATACGTCAAGATGAACGGCGGCGACATCACTTTTTCCAAGGTGACGGTCGAAAAAGCAGGCAAATACACCATCGTTCTCCACTACATGAACAATTACGGTGGATCCAAGATTAACAACGTCGAAGCTGGCGGAGCCTCCTCTGCCGTGACGTTCGACGTGACCGATAAGGGCAAATTTGCCGACGTCGAAACGGTCATGAACCTCGCCGCCGGTGAGAACACCATCGCCATCACCAATAGCTGGGGCTGGATTGACCTCGACTACATCGAAGTCAAGGGTTACGAAGCTAAAGCGTTCAACCTCTGCAACGCCCCGGTGACAAAGACAGCCACCCCGTCCGCAGTCAAGCTTTACAACTTCCTCGTCAATAACTTTGGCAAAAAGACCATTTCTGGCGTGATGACCGGTAATATGGACGCCTACACCAAGGGTGACGCCACCCTGCACGAAGACGTTCAGGCCGTATTCAAGGCTGGCGGCAAGTACCCCGCACTTGTTGGAGTTGACCTGATGAACGCCACTGGCGGCAGCAAGGACAACAGCTGGTTCCAGGAATACACCGAAAAGGCCATCGATATCGCCAAGAGCACTTGGAAGAAGGGCGGCATTCCGGCATTCACATGGCACTGGCGTCCGGGTGACGAAGAAAACTTCTACGTGAAAGGCGCAAACGACAATTACACCGAATTCGACTTCACCGAAGCTTTCGTGACCGGCACGACCAACTGGGATACCGTTTCGACCGCTTACAAGGCTCTCGTCGCTGACATCGATCTCGTTTCTAAGATTTTCCTTGACCTCCAGAAAGAAGGCGTTGCCGCCATCTTCCGTCCGCTCCATGAATCCGGTGGCAACTGGTTCTGGTGGAGCACCCACACAGGCAAGCAGTTCGCAGCCCTCTACCAGTTGCTCTACGAACGCATGGTGTTCACGAATGGCGTCAACAACCTCATTTGGGACTTCAATCCGAAGGACGCCGCTACGATGTCCTGGACTCCGGGCGAAACCTACTATGACGTGTTGAGCGTAGACATTTACAATGCAGCCAACGATCACCAGAGCAACAGCTCCGCATTTATCGACCTTACGAACAAGGCTGGCACCAACAAGATTATCTCCCTCAGCGAAAACGGCCCGATTCCTGACGTTGACAAGATGTACGAAGACGGTGCTACTTGGAGCTGGTGGATGCCGTGGTACGAATCCCCGAGCTGGAACGGCGGCTATGTGAGCCAGACTGCAGCAAGCGTATGGCAGAAGAACCTCGCTGACGAACGCATCATCACCCTCGACAAAATGCCGGGTTGGGACAACTATAGCGAAGCTGCCGCAGCAACAAACGTTTGCCCGACTTCTACACAGAATGCCAAGTTCGGTGCAGACACGGCCAAGGCCAATCCGGAAAATGTTGACCTCGTCATGGGCGTGACCTACAAGGCTATCAACGATAGCGGTGCAAACATCGAATTCAAGAAGGTTCCGAAACTGACCGGTGCAAAGAGCATCGCCGTCACAATCGAAAACAAGGGTTCCGGTGGCGAAATGAACGGCATCTGGATCGGCATGGCATTTGTCCGCGATGGCTCCGCCGATAAGGCATGGACTTGGGAACAGTCTCCGTCTGACGGCTGCTGGCTCAACGACGGTGCAAAATCCACTTGTGAATTTGCCATCGAAACTTACACCGATGACGCAGGCGTCGAACACCCGATGGACCTCGACAACCTCTTCTCTGTCACCTTCATCTTGGCTGGCGCTAACGGATTCGAAGGCACCGTGCTTTTCGACAACATGGTCACGGACAACGGTATCATCATCAACGGATTCAATAAGAAGACTGAACTCTTCACCGCCGCAGACCAGAGCAAGGGCCACATCGCAAGTATCGAGCTCTATAACAAGGACGGCACGCCGGCAGGCACATCCGCCATCAAGCCGATTGCCGCCGCAAAGAAGGCAGGCATGAGCGTCAAGAACGGCAACCTCTCGCTCACCGCAAACGTTTCCGGTTTCGCAAGCATCGACGTGTTCAACATGATCGGCAAGCGCATCGCTACACTCCACCGCGGAAACCTCAGCGCAGGCAGCCACACGTTCAGCCTCCAGAACCTCAACAAGGGTCAGTACATCATCCGCGTCAAGGGCGCCGGACTCAATGCCACCCAGAAGGTTCTCATCAAGTAG
- a CDS encoding glycosyl hydrolase, which yields MFMKHFNYTNFVATATVAALASTAFAATPIRLEAEDAVLADDHKVVVIEDAKASGGKSVDMKDGNLEFKVAVPVTGYYTLWATYQIPSTSTNKIQNLTVNGVSAGQISFGISDEFTTIKGAGKIKLTAGENKIGIVHSWGYVNLDYIELTEYEASPWSISPNPVTPEPTESAQKLYNFLLNNFGKHVISGVMTERPFENNGQYTPQNYETQTELSYINKASGKNVVLVGFDFLHASGKNSDQQWYQGYTHASLEMAKTVWKAGGIPQFNWHWKDPMHEVEAFYTQSSGNDPYTEFSINKAYDESTGKWKTSSDEYKAIVRDMEMIADSLLTLQKEGVAVLWRPLHEASGKWFWWGTDGAKSCVALYKLMFDIFVNQKGLHNLIWVWTTDEASDALDWYPGDEYVDVVGRDYYYYPRESNHSSLIGSFETVKEIFGGKKIVALSENGSVPYPDEMKADGANWSWFMPWYGDYAMEGWANDNNAESWKIVMNNEYTLTLEDMPGWDKYEIVTPPTTGFKNTLNAQKIATSLSVIGKNLQVIIPSVAAYANARVAIFDMQGNQVMSRTINGTASINLSGIAVGQYLVKVQGNGFNQNGKILVK from the coding sequence ATGTTTATGAAACACTTTAACTACACAAATTTTGTCGCTACGGCAACTGTCGCAGCACTCGCAAGCACCGCTTTTGCCGCCACCCCCATCCGTTTAGAAGCCGAAGACGCCGTCCTCGCCGATGACCACAAAGTCGTCGTAATCGAAGATGCTAAAGCTTCGGGCGGAAAATCCGTCGATATGAAAGACGGCAATTTGGAGTTCAAAGTGGCAGTCCCCGTAACGGGCTATTACACTCTTTGGGCCACATACCAAATACCATCAACATCGACCAACAAAATCCAGAACTTGACCGTCAACGGCGTTTCTGCAGGGCAGATTTCTTTTGGAATTTCTGACGAATTCACGACCATCAAAGGCGCGGGCAAAATCAAGCTCACCGCAGGCGAAAACAAAATAGGCATCGTCCACAGCTGGGGTTACGTCAACCTCGACTACATCGAACTCACGGAATACGAAGCCAGCCCGTGGAGCATTTCACCGAATCCTGTCACGCCAGAGCCAACCGAAAGTGCACAGAAGCTCTACAACTTCTTGCTCAACAATTTCGGCAAGCACGTGATTAGCGGCGTCATGACGGAACGCCCGTTCGAAAATAACGGCCAGTACACCCCGCAAAACTACGAAACACAAACCGAACTCAGTTACATCAACAAGGCTAGCGGCAAGAACGTGGTTCTCGTAGGCTTTGACTTTTTGCATGCCTCGGGCAAGAATTCTGACCAGCAATGGTATCAGGGGTACACGCACGCTTCGCTCGAAATGGCAAAGACGGTCTGGAAAGCAGGTGGCATTCCGCAATTCAACTGGCATTGGAAAGACCCGATGCACGAAGTCGAAGCGTTCTACACGCAATCGAGCGGAAACGATCCCTACACCGAATTCAGTATCAACAAGGCTTACGACGAATCCACCGGCAAATGGAAAACAAGTAGCGATGAATACAAGGCCATTGTCCGCGACATGGAAATGATCGCCGACTCACTTTTGACATTGCAAAAAGAAGGCGTCGCCGTTCTTTGGCGACCGCTCCACGAAGCTAGCGGCAAGTGGTTCTGGTGGGGTACAGATGGTGCAAAATCGTGCGTTGCACTGTACAAGCTCATGTTCGATATTTTCGTGAATCAGAAAGGATTGCACAACTTGATTTGGGTGTGGACCACCGACGAAGCGAGCGACGCTCTCGACTGGTATCCGGGCGATGAATACGTGGACGTTGTGGGCCGCGACTACTATTACTACCCGCGTGAATCAAACCACTCCAGCCTCATCGGCAGCTTTGAGACGGTCAAGGAAATCTTCGGCGGCAAAAAGATTGTCGCGCTCAGCGAAAATGGTTCTGTGCCCTACCCTGACGAGATGAAGGCCGATGGCGCCAACTGGAGCTGGTTTATGCCGTGGTATGGCGACTACGCAATGGAAGGCTGGGCAAACGACAACAATGCCGAAAGCTGGAAAATCGTGATGAACAACGAATACACCTTGACGCTCGAAGATATGCCGGGCTGGGACAAGTACGAAATCGTCACGCCACCGACAACGGGTTTCAAGAACACGTTAAACGCACAGAAGATTGCCACAAGTTTGTCTGTTATCGGAAAGAATTTGCAAGTGATTATTCCGAGTGTCGCAGCATACGCCAACGCAAGAGTTGCAATTTTCGACATGCAGGGCAATCAGGTAATGAGCCGCACTATCAATGGCACAGCAAGCATTAACTTGAGCGGAATTGCGGTTGGACAGTACCTCGTGAAAGTGCAAGGCAATGGATTTAACCAAAACGGAAAGATTCTAGTAAAGTAA
- a CDS encoding T9SS type A sorting domain-containing protein — translation MNSFKTLIAASLLGTAAFAAPGLTVSGTDLQYNGKKIFFSGTNLAWSDYNSDVGASPLDENAWRKAVEGTRAAGGNAIRWWLFNNMSQSPTIDETTHLVTGPKENTIANMKKALDIAEEYGVMVSMCLFSHNLMEPNQWGLYNEKLDITANELLFEDAGTKAFIDNVLIPVVKAIGNHKALMTWEVFNEPEGMTSECSGWTTKKMALAKIQKFTNKVAAAIHTTNPDLLVSTGSVNIKYQKHWNDAALIEAGGEANGTLDFFQTHYYPYWQDNSVSPFVNTAAQMATKYSYDSKPMIIGEFPASGWAGDTYRSNFAAKTEITTEECYRKAFDGGYAGALAWQYIGDKTEANFGGYSYTIDPALDAMKKLAATEEASIKIKDVNIEGGNGGNGMMAVTYGADNGQVEYQNKGGWDLSGATTFTWTAKNNGKTDADIYLIFKLTDSWTWTETEGSCKVPAGEKVTCSIDISSFADRNKTLSITLANYAAGYTGTLIYDDIKAGDLTLFDFNTDKYDAFKRGYENTEEMIPEIKIVFDENYVYGKSTTLTKSKIATSKFTINGDKIMLNTKAKGQVSVDVFGMNGRIVATLFNGVLGAGNYVFSLADMPKGQYIIRMKGAGITTTQPVIVK, via the coding sequence ATGAATAGCTTCAAGACTTTAATCGCCGCATCGCTCCTCGGAACGGCCGCATTTGCAGCCCCGGGTCTCACGGTAAGCGGAACCGATTTGCAATACAACGGCAAGAAGATTTTCTTCTCGGGTACAAACCTCGCCTGGAGCGACTACAATTCCGACGTGGGTGCTTCCCCGCTGGACGAAAACGCATGGCGTAAGGCTGTGGAAGGCACGCGTGCCGCAGGCGGTAACGCTATTCGTTGGTGGCTCTTTAACAACATGAGCCAGAGCCCAACAATTGACGAAACGACGCACTTGGTCACGGGCCCAAAGGAAAACACCATCGCGAACATGAAGAAGGCTTTGGACATCGCTGAAGAATATGGCGTGATGGTTTCGATGTGCCTTTTCAGCCACAACTTGATGGAACCGAACCAGTGGGGACTTTACAACGAAAAGCTCGACATTACCGCTAACGAATTGCTTTTCGAAGATGCAGGCACCAAGGCTTTTATTGACAACGTCCTTATTCCTGTCGTAAAAGCAATCGGCAACCACAAAGCGCTCATGACTTGGGAAGTCTTTAACGAACCCGAGGGTATGACTAGCGAATGCAGCGGCTGGACTACAAAGAAGATGGCACTTGCCAAAATCCAGAAGTTTACGAACAAGGTTGCAGCAGCCATCCACACGACAAACCCGGATCTTCTCGTTTCGACCGGTAGCGTGAACATCAAGTATCAGAAGCATTGGAATGACGCAGCCCTCATCGAAGCGGGTGGCGAAGCCAACGGTACGCTCGACTTTTTCCAGACGCACTATTACCCGTACTGGCAAGACAATTCCGTAAGCCCGTTCGTAAACACTGCGGCCCAGATGGCGACCAAGTACAGCTACGATTCCAAACCGATGATTATTGGTGAATTCCCGGCAAGCGGTTGGGCAGGCGATACTTACCGCTCCAATTTCGCCGCAAAGACAGAAATTACAACGGAAGAATGCTACCGCAAGGCTTTTGACGGCGGTTACGCAGGCGCTCTCGCCTGGCAGTACATCGGCGACAAGACCGAAGCAAACTTTGGCGGTTACAGCTACACGATTGACCCGGCTCTCGACGCCATGAAGAAGCTCGCCGCAACGGAAGAAGCAAGCATCAAGATTAAGGATGTGAACATTGAAGGCGGCAATGGCGGAAACGGCATGATGGCTGTGACCTACGGTGCCGACAATGGCCAGGTGGAATACCAGAACAAGGGCGGCTGGGACCTCTCCGGCGCAACGACGTTCACTTGGACCGCCAAGAACAACGGCAAGACCGACGCAGACATCTACTTGATTTTCAAGCTCACGGATTCTTGGACCTGGACGGAAACGGAAGGCAGCTGCAAGGTTCCGGCAGGCGAAAAGGTCACATGCTCTATCGATATCTCTAGCTTTGCCGACCGCAACAAGACGCTCAGCATCACGCTTGCCAACTACGCCGCTGGTTACACTGGCACGTTGATTTACGACGATATCAAGGCTGGCGATTTGACGCTCTTTGACTTCAACACCGACAAGTACGACGCCTTCAAGCGCGGTTACGAAAACACCGAAGAAATGATTCCGGAAATCAAAATCGTTTTCGATGAAAACTACGTTTACGGCAAATCCACAACTTTGACAAAGAGCAAAATCGCAACTTCGAAGTTCACTATCAACGGTGACAAGATTATGCTCAACACAAAGGCAAAAGGTCAGGTCAGCGTTGACGTGTTCGGCATGAACGGAAGAATCGTTGCCACGCTCTTTAACGGAGTTCTTGGCGCAGGCAACTACGTGTTCAGCCTTGCCGATATGCCGAAGGGTCAGTACATCATACGCATGAAGGGTGCTGGAATCACCACGACTCAGCCCGTGATTGTGAAGTAA